One window from the genome of Poecilia reticulata strain Guanapo linkage group LG9, Guppy_female_1.0+MT, whole genome shotgun sequence encodes:
- the mtmr3 gene encoding phosphatidylinositol-3,5-bisphosphate 3-phosphatase MTMR3 isoform X3 yields the protein MEEEGQQSLECIQANQIFPKKSPVLEEENMQVPFPELHGEFTEYVGRAEDAIIAMSNYRLHIKFKESVVNSCCCEVSVPLQLIECVECRDMFQLHVTCKDCKVVRCQFSTFEQCQEWLKRLNSVVRPPSRLEDLFSFAFHAWCMEVYAGEKEQHGELCRPGEHVTSWFKNEVERMGFDTQNAWRISDINSKFRLCPSYPQQLLVPAWITDKELENVAAFRSWKRFPAVVYRHQSTGAVIARCGQPEVSWWGWRNADDEHLVQSIAKACAVDSSGRKHLPNGSYTNGSDLPDTDFESSMTNSSEVETLAIQPHKLLILDARSYAAAVANRAKGGGCECPEYYPNCEVVFMGMANIHSIRKSFQSLRFLCTQMPDPANWLSALESTKWLQHLSLLLKAALLVVNAVDRDHRPVLVHCSDGWDRTPQIVALSKLLLDPYYRTIEGFQVLVETEWLDFGHKFADRCGHGENSEDLNERCPVFLQWLDCVHQLQRQFPCSFEFNEAFLVKLVQHTYSCLFGTFLCNSGKERKDRHVQERTCSVWSLLRPANRTLRNMLYSAHSETVLHPVCHVRNLMLWTAVYLPSSSPTTPSDDSCAPYPVPGVNPEDAPLGRRTKTRSFDNLPSACELGSTLAPNRRSSDPSLNEKWQDHRRSLELNMAVGPEGGASQELQAGGEGPCTDGQQSELGDDQQPHEFQAAFQQDPLVSPEGGAEEAELSVVVGMAEGQMENILQEATQETGADLQGQRPAAAAHTEVKKEVESEGETPTTETQREIVTNGHHPDSSEMEAEDDGNSAPLPSQEEQELHQQPNDQTQTPEGAVEESINCSAVGEESTSGEQPLSESHRAVTNGFVGGSSEEQDIDEAGPSSEPEHGVSESDEPLDKKVSLMESSTETLTEEACSKLELLPGQPSVLPNRQPHGDGRSQHPGFRKDREAAEPGFSRTLNGGSKHASVSAFQSASAELSREGLYNGDCSDGDPSVGPHWAKGNGERAPLSRQVSLASCNSLVLHPRGICLQHRCCHAAPSRAAVSPEQPTRSHLDDDGLTLHTDAIQQRLRQIEAGHQMEVETLKKQVQELWSRLENQQHAGSHRINGDVGDEVTSMTDSEYNLDPNCLSRCSTELFSEASWEQVDKQDTEVTRWYPDHLAAQCYGCESRFWLATRKHHCRNCGNVFCASCCDQKIPVPSQQLFEPCRVCKNCYSSLQLNSAPLDLELEKPIAASSN from the exons ATG gaggaggaggggcagCAGAGCCTGGAGTGCATCCAGGCCAATCAGATCTTCCCCAAGAAGTCCCCGGtgctggaggaggaaaacatgCAG GTGCCCTTTCCCGAGCTGCATGGGGAGTTCACAGAGTATGTCGGGCGAGCAGAGGACGCTATCATCGCAATGTCCAACTATCGCCTACACATAAAGTTCAAAGAGTCCGTTGTCAAC AGTTGTTGTTGTGAGGTTTCA GTCCCCCTCCAGCTGATTGAGTGTGTGGAGTGTCGGGACATGTTTCAGCTTCATGTCACCTGTAAGGACTGCAAGGTCGTCAG GTGTCAGTTCTCCACCTTCGAGCAGTGCCAGGAGTGGCTGAAGCGTTTAAACTCTGTCGTCCGACCGCCGTCCCGCCTGGAGGACCTGTTCTCCTTCGCCTTCCACGCCTGGTGCATGGAGGTGTACGCCGGGGAGAAGGAGCAGCACGGCGAGCTGTGCAGACCAG gagAACATGTGACCTCGTGGTTCAAGAATGAGGTGGAGAGGATGGGCTTCGACACTCAGAATGCCTGGAGGATATCGGACATCAACAGCAagttcag GCTTTGCCCCAGCTATCCTCAGCAGCTGCTAGTGCCAGCCTGGATCACTGACAAGGAGCTGGAAAATGTGGCCGCCTTCCGTTCCTGGAAAAGGTTTCCTGCCGTGGTTTACAG GCACCAGAGCACCGGCGCTGTGATCGCCCGCTGCGGCCAGCCAGAAGTCAGCTGGTGGGGATGGAGGAATGCCGACGACGAGCACTTGGTGCAGTCCATCGCCAAGGCCTGCGCCGTGGACAGCAGCGGCCGCAAGCATCTTCCCAACGGCAGCTACACCAACGGCTCAGACCTGCCCGACACTGATTTTG aaTCCTCCATGACCAACAGTTCAGAGGTGGAGACTCTGGCCATCCAGCCCCACAAGCTGCTGATCCTGGATGCTAGGTCGTACGCAGCGGCAGTGGCTAACAGGGCCAAGGGGGGAGGCTGCGAGTGCCCAG agtaCTATCCCAACTGTGAGGTTGTGTTCATGGGAATGGCCAACATTCACTCCATCCGCAAGAGTTTCCAGTCACTACGTTTCCTCTGCACTCAGATGCCTGACCCAgccaa CTGGCTGTCTGCGCTGGAGAGCACCAAATGGCTGCAGCACTTGTCTCTGCTGCTGAAGGCGGCCCTGCTGGTGGTCAATGCAGTGGACAGAGACCACCGGCCCGTCCTGGTGCATTGCTCCGACGGCTGGGACCGCACACCGCAGATTGTTGCTCTGTCCAAGCTGCTCTTGGACCCGTACTATCGCACCATCGAG GGCTTCCAGGTTTTGGTGGAAACGGAATGGCTGGACTTTGGCCATAAGTTTGCAGACCGCTGTGGTCATGGGGAGAACTCTGAGGACCTGAACGAGCGCTGCCCCGTCTTCCTGCAGTGGCTGGACTGCGTTCATCAGCTGCAGAGGCAGTTCCCATGCTCCTTCGAGTTCAACGAGGCCTTCCTG gtGAAGCTGGTGCAGCACACCTACTCCTGTCTGTTTGGCACCTTCCTGTGCAACAGCGGCAAGGAGAGGAAGGACCGACACGTTCAGGAGAGAACCTGCTCTGTGTGGTCGCTGCTGCGGCCAGCCAATCGCACTCTGAGGAACATGCTGTACTCCGCCCACTCTGAAACC GTTCTCCACCCAGTTTGTCATGTGCGGAACCTGATGCTGTGGACCGCAGTTTACCTGCCCAGCTCCTCTCCCACCACCCCCTCCGACGACTCCTGTGCTCCCTACCCTGTGCCCGGTGTCAACCCGGAGGATGCGCCTCTGGGCAG acGAACAAAAACTCGCTCTTTTGACAACCTGCCCAGTGCGTGTGAGCTGGGAAGCACGCTGGCTCCCAACCGGCGCTCCAGTGACCCGAGCCTCAACGAGAAGTGGCAGGACCACCGGCGCTCTCTGGAGCTCAACATGGCGGTGGGCCCTGAGGGAGGGGCCAGTCAGGAGCTGCAAGCCGGCGGAGAGGGGCCGTGTACGGACGGACAGCAGTCGGAGCTGGGCGACGACCAGCAGCCCCACGAATTCCAGGCCGCGTTCCAACAGGACCCCCTGGTCAGCCCAGAGGGGGGAGCGGAGGAGGCGGAGCTCTCTGTGGTGGTCGGCATGGCTGAGGGGCAAATGGAGAACATCCTACAGGAAGCCACGCAGGAAACGGGAGCAGATTTACAGGGGcagagacctgctgctgctgctcacacagaagtgaagaaggaagttgaaaGTGAGGGGGAAACTCCAACAACGGAGACGCAGAGAGAAATAGTTACAAACGGTCACCATCCTGACAGCAGCGAGATGGAGGCTGAGGACGATGGGAATTCTGCTCCTCTGCCTTCACAGGAGGAACAGGAACTCCATCAGCAGCCAAACGACCAAACTCAAACACCAGAGGGCGCTGTGGAGGAGAGCATTAACTGCTCTGCTGTTGGAGAAGAGTCTACCTCTGGAGAGCAGCCGCTGTCCGAATCCCATAGAGCCGTTACTAACGGCTTTGTGGGTGGGTCATCAGAGGAGCAGGACATAGACGAGGCCGGTCCCTCTTCAGAACCCGAGCACGGCGTCTCAGAATCGGATGAGCCGCTGGACAAGAAGGTGTCCTTGATGGAGAGCTCCACAGAGACTTTAACCGAAGAAGCCTGCAGCAAGCTGGAGCTTCTTCCTGGACAGCCAAGTGTTTTACCCAACCGTCAGCCGCACGGCGACGGCAGGAGCCAACACCCCGGCTTCAGGAAGGACAGGGAGGCGGCCGAGCCCGGCTTTAGCAGAACTTTAAACGGGGGCAGCAAGCATGCCTCAGTCAGTGCCTTTCAGTCTGCCAGTGCTGAGCTAAGCAGGGAAGGGCTTTACAACGGAGACTGCTCCGACGGAGACCCCAGCGTAGGACCGCACTGGGCCAAAGGGAACGGGGAGCGGGCCCCGCTCAGCCGACAGGTTTCTCTGGCCAGCTGCAACTCCCTGGTCCTCCATCCACGGGGCATCTGCCTGCAGCACCGCTGCTGCCACGCTGCTCCCAGCCGGGCCGCCGTCAGCCCGGAGCAGCCGACCCGCAGCCACCTGGACGACGACGGGCTCACGTTGCACACGgacgccatccagcagaggctGAGGCAGATCGAGGCGGGGCACCAGATGGAGGTGGAGACGCTGAAGAAGCAGGTGCAGGAGCTGTGGAGTCGCCTGGAGAACCAGCAACACGCCGGATCGCACCGGATCAATGGAGATGTGGGTGATGAAGTG ACCTCAATGACCGACTCGGAGTACAACCTGGACCCAAACTGCTTGTCCCGCTGCAGCACGGAGCTCTTCTCAGAGGCCAGCTGGGAGCAGGTGGACAAGCAGGACACGGAG GTCACTCGCTGGTACCCTGACCACCTGGCTGCTCAGTGCTACGGCTGCGAGAGCCGCTTCTGGTTGGCCACCAGGAAGCATCACTGCAG GAACTGCGGCAATGTGTTCTGCGCCAGCTGTTGCGACCAAA
- the mtmr3 gene encoding phosphatidylinositol-3,5-bisphosphate 3-phosphatase MTMR3 isoform X6, with amino-acid sequence MEEEGQQSLECIQANQIFPKKSPVLEEENMQVPFPELHGEFTEYVGRAEDAIIAMSNYRLHIKFKESVVNVPLQLIECVECRDMFQLHVTCKDCKVVRCQFSTFEQCQEWLKRLNSVVRPPSRLEDLFSFAFHAWCMEVYAGEKEQHGELCRPGEHVTSWFKNEVERMGFDTQNAWRISDINSKFRLCPSYPQQLLVPAWITDKELENVAAFRSWKRFPAVVYRHQSTGAVIARCGQPEVSWWGWRNADDEHLVQSIAKACAVDSSGRKHLPNGSYTNGSDLPDTDFESSMTNSSEVETLAIQPHKLLILDARSYAAAVANRAKGGGCECPEYYPNCEVVFMGMANIHSIRKSFQSLRFLCTQMPDPANWLSALESTKWLQHLSLLLKAALLVVNAVDRDHRPVLVHCSDGWDRTPQIVALSKLLLDPYYRTIEGFQVLVETEWLDFGHKFADRCGHGENSEDLNERCPVFLQWLDCVHQLQRQFPCSFEFNEAFLVKLVQHTYSCLFGTFLCNSGKERKDRHVQERTCSVWSLLRPANRTLRNMLYSAHSETVLHPVCHVRNLMLWTAVYLPSSSPTTPSDDSCAPYPVPGVNPEDAPLGRRTKTRSFDNLPSACELGSTLAPNRRSSDPSLNEKWQDHRRSLELNMAVGPEGGASQELQAGGEGPCTDGQQSELGDDQQPHEFQAAFQQDPLVSPEGGAEEAELSVVVGMAEGQMENILQEATQETGADLQGQRPAAAAHTEVKKEVESEGETPTTETQREIVTNGHHPDSSEMEAEDDGNSAPLPSQEEQELHQQPNDQTQTPEGAVEESINCSAVGEESTSGEQPLSESHRAVTNGFVGGSSEEQDIDEAGPSSEPEHGVSESDEPLDKKVSLMESSTETLTEEACSKLELLPGQPSVLPNRQPHGDGRSQHPGFRKDREAAEPGFSRTLNGGSKHASVSAFQSASAELSREGLYNGDCSDGDPSVGPHWAKGNGERAPLSRQVSLASCNSLVLHPRGICLQHRCCHAAPSRAAVSPEQPTRSHLDDDGLTLHTDAIQQRLRQIEAGHQMEVETLKKQVQELWSRLENQQHAGSHRINGDVGDEVTSMTDSEYNLDPNCLSRCSTELFSEASWEQVDKQDTEVTRWYPDHLAAQCYGCESRFWLATRKHHCRNCGNVFCASCCDQKIPVPSQQLFEPCRVCKNCYSSLQLNSAPLDLELEKPIAASSN; translated from the exons ATG gaggaggaggggcagCAGAGCCTGGAGTGCATCCAGGCCAATCAGATCTTCCCCAAGAAGTCCCCGGtgctggaggaggaaaacatgCAG GTGCCCTTTCCCGAGCTGCATGGGGAGTTCACAGAGTATGTCGGGCGAGCAGAGGACGCTATCATCGCAATGTCCAACTATCGCCTACACATAAAGTTCAAAGAGTCCGTTGTCAAC GTCCCCCTCCAGCTGATTGAGTGTGTGGAGTGTCGGGACATGTTTCAGCTTCATGTCACCTGTAAGGACTGCAAGGTCGTCAG GTGTCAGTTCTCCACCTTCGAGCAGTGCCAGGAGTGGCTGAAGCGTTTAAACTCTGTCGTCCGACCGCCGTCCCGCCTGGAGGACCTGTTCTCCTTCGCCTTCCACGCCTGGTGCATGGAGGTGTACGCCGGGGAGAAGGAGCAGCACGGCGAGCTGTGCAGACCAG gagAACATGTGACCTCGTGGTTCAAGAATGAGGTGGAGAGGATGGGCTTCGACACTCAGAATGCCTGGAGGATATCGGACATCAACAGCAagttcag GCTTTGCCCCAGCTATCCTCAGCAGCTGCTAGTGCCAGCCTGGATCACTGACAAGGAGCTGGAAAATGTGGCCGCCTTCCGTTCCTGGAAAAGGTTTCCTGCCGTGGTTTACAG GCACCAGAGCACCGGCGCTGTGATCGCCCGCTGCGGCCAGCCAGAAGTCAGCTGGTGGGGATGGAGGAATGCCGACGACGAGCACTTGGTGCAGTCCATCGCCAAGGCCTGCGCCGTGGACAGCAGCGGCCGCAAGCATCTTCCCAACGGCAGCTACACCAACGGCTCAGACCTGCCCGACACTGATTTTG aaTCCTCCATGACCAACAGTTCAGAGGTGGAGACTCTGGCCATCCAGCCCCACAAGCTGCTGATCCTGGATGCTAGGTCGTACGCAGCGGCAGTGGCTAACAGGGCCAAGGGGGGAGGCTGCGAGTGCCCAG agtaCTATCCCAACTGTGAGGTTGTGTTCATGGGAATGGCCAACATTCACTCCATCCGCAAGAGTTTCCAGTCACTACGTTTCCTCTGCACTCAGATGCCTGACCCAgccaa CTGGCTGTCTGCGCTGGAGAGCACCAAATGGCTGCAGCACTTGTCTCTGCTGCTGAAGGCGGCCCTGCTGGTGGTCAATGCAGTGGACAGAGACCACCGGCCCGTCCTGGTGCATTGCTCCGACGGCTGGGACCGCACACCGCAGATTGTTGCTCTGTCCAAGCTGCTCTTGGACCCGTACTATCGCACCATCGAG GGCTTCCAGGTTTTGGTGGAAACGGAATGGCTGGACTTTGGCCATAAGTTTGCAGACCGCTGTGGTCATGGGGAGAACTCTGAGGACCTGAACGAGCGCTGCCCCGTCTTCCTGCAGTGGCTGGACTGCGTTCATCAGCTGCAGAGGCAGTTCCCATGCTCCTTCGAGTTCAACGAGGCCTTCCTG gtGAAGCTGGTGCAGCACACCTACTCCTGTCTGTTTGGCACCTTCCTGTGCAACAGCGGCAAGGAGAGGAAGGACCGACACGTTCAGGAGAGAACCTGCTCTGTGTGGTCGCTGCTGCGGCCAGCCAATCGCACTCTGAGGAACATGCTGTACTCCGCCCACTCTGAAACC GTTCTCCACCCAGTTTGTCATGTGCGGAACCTGATGCTGTGGACCGCAGTTTACCTGCCCAGCTCCTCTCCCACCACCCCCTCCGACGACTCCTGTGCTCCCTACCCTGTGCCCGGTGTCAACCCGGAGGATGCGCCTCTGGGCAG acGAACAAAAACTCGCTCTTTTGACAACCTGCCCAGTGCGTGTGAGCTGGGAAGCACGCTGGCTCCCAACCGGCGCTCCAGTGACCCGAGCCTCAACGAGAAGTGGCAGGACCACCGGCGCTCTCTGGAGCTCAACATGGCGGTGGGCCCTGAGGGAGGGGCCAGTCAGGAGCTGCAAGCCGGCGGAGAGGGGCCGTGTACGGACGGACAGCAGTCGGAGCTGGGCGACGACCAGCAGCCCCACGAATTCCAGGCCGCGTTCCAACAGGACCCCCTGGTCAGCCCAGAGGGGGGAGCGGAGGAGGCGGAGCTCTCTGTGGTGGTCGGCATGGCTGAGGGGCAAATGGAGAACATCCTACAGGAAGCCACGCAGGAAACGGGAGCAGATTTACAGGGGcagagacctgctgctgctgctcacacagaagtgaagaaggaagttgaaaGTGAGGGGGAAACTCCAACAACGGAGACGCAGAGAGAAATAGTTACAAACGGTCACCATCCTGACAGCAGCGAGATGGAGGCTGAGGACGATGGGAATTCTGCTCCTCTGCCTTCACAGGAGGAACAGGAACTCCATCAGCAGCCAAACGACCAAACTCAAACACCAGAGGGCGCTGTGGAGGAGAGCATTAACTGCTCTGCTGTTGGAGAAGAGTCTACCTCTGGAGAGCAGCCGCTGTCCGAATCCCATAGAGCCGTTACTAACGGCTTTGTGGGTGGGTCATCAGAGGAGCAGGACATAGACGAGGCCGGTCCCTCTTCAGAACCCGAGCACGGCGTCTCAGAATCGGATGAGCCGCTGGACAAGAAGGTGTCCTTGATGGAGAGCTCCACAGAGACTTTAACCGAAGAAGCCTGCAGCAAGCTGGAGCTTCTTCCTGGACAGCCAAGTGTTTTACCCAACCGTCAGCCGCACGGCGACGGCAGGAGCCAACACCCCGGCTTCAGGAAGGACAGGGAGGCGGCCGAGCCCGGCTTTAGCAGAACTTTAAACGGGGGCAGCAAGCATGCCTCAGTCAGTGCCTTTCAGTCTGCCAGTGCTGAGCTAAGCAGGGAAGGGCTTTACAACGGAGACTGCTCCGACGGAGACCCCAGCGTAGGACCGCACTGGGCCAAAGGGAACGGGGAGCGGGCCCCGCTCAGCCGACAGGTTTCTCTGGCCAGCTGCAACTCCCTGGTCCTCCATCCACGGGGCATCTGCCTGCAGCACCGCTGCTGCCACGCTGCTCCCAGCCGGGCCGCCGTCAGCCCGGAGCAGCCGACCCGCAGCCACCTGGACGACGACGGGCTCACGTTGCACACGgacgccatccagcagaggctGAGGCAGATCGAGGCGGGGCACCAGATGGAGGTGGAGACGCTGAAGAAGCAGGTGCAGGAGCTGTGGAGTCGCCTGGAGAACCAGCAACACGCCGGATCGCACCGGATCAATGGAGATGTGGGTGATGAAGTG ACCTCAATGACCGACTCGGAGTACAACCTGGACCCAAACTGCTTGTCCCGCTGCAGCACGGAGCTCTTCTCAGAGGCCAGCTGGGAGCAGGTGGACAAGCAGGACACGGAG GTCACTCGCTGGTACCCTGACCACCTGGCTGCTCAGTGCTACGGCTGCGAGAGCCGCTTCTGGTTGGCCACCAGGAAGCATCACTGCAG GAACTGCGGCAATGTGTTCTGCGCCAGCTGTTGCGACCAAA
- the mtmr3 gene encoding phosphatidylinositol-3,5-bisphosphate 3-phosphatase MTMR3 isoform X1, whose amino-acid sequence MEEEGQQSLECIQANQIFPKKSPVLEEENMQVPFPELHGEFTEYVGRAEDAIIAMSNYRLHIKFKESVVNSCCCEVSVPLQLIECVECRDMFQLHVTCKDCKVVRCQFSTFEQCQEWLKRLNSVVRPPSRLEDLFSFAFHAWCMEVYAGEKEQHGELCRPGEHVTSWFKNEVERMGFDTQNAWRISDINSKFRLCPSYPQQLLVPAWITDKELENVAAFRSWKRFPAVVYRHQSTGAVIARCGQPEVSWWGWRNADDEHLVQSIAKACAVDSSGRKHLPNGSYTNGSDLPDTDFESSMTNSSEVETLAIQPHKLLILDARSYAAAVANRAKGGGCECPEYYPNCEVVFMGMANIHSIRKSFQSLRFLCTQMPDPANWLSALESTKWLQHLSLLLKAALLVVNAVDRDHRPVLVHCSDGWDRTPQIVALSKLLLDPYYRTIEGFQVLVETEWLDFGHKFADRCGHGENSEDLNERCPVFLQWLDCVHQLQRQFPCSFEFNEAFLVKLVQHTYSCLFGTFLCNSGKERKDRHVQERTCSVWSLLRPANRTLRNMLYSAHSETVLHPVCHVRNLMLWTAVYLPSSSPTTPSDDSCAPYPVPGVNPEDAPLGRRTKTRSFDNLPSACELGSTLAPNRRSSDPSLNEKWQDHRRSLELNMAVGPEGGASQELQAGGEGPCTDGQQSELGDDQQPHEFQAAFQQDPLVSPEGGAEEAELSVVVGMAEGQMENILQEATQETGADLQGQRPAAAAHTEVKKEVESEGETPTTETQREIVTNGHHPDSSEMEAEDDGNSAPLPSQEEQELHQQPNDQTQTPEGAVEESINCSAVGEESTSGEQPLSESHRAVTNGFVGGSSEEQDIDEAGPSSEPEHGVSESDEPLDKKVSLMESSTETLTEEACSKLELLPGQPSVLPNRQPHGDGRSQHPGFRKDREAAEPGFSRTLNGGSKHASVSAFQSASAELSREGLYNGDCSDGDPSVGPHWAKGNGERAPLSRQVSLASCNSLVLHPRGICLQHRCCHAAPSRAAVSPEQPTRSHLDDDGLTLHTDAIQQRLRQIEAGHQMEVETLKKQVQELWSRLENQQHAGSHRINGDVGDEVTSMTDSEYNLDPNCLSRCSTELFSEASWEQVDKQDTEVTRWYPDHLAAQCYGCESRFWLATRKHHCSGREAVQEVWNCGNVFCASCCDQKIPVPSQQLFEPCRVCKNCYSSLQLNSAPLDLELEKPIAASSN is encoded by the exons ATG gaggaggaggggcagCAGAGCCTGGAGTGCATCCAGGCCAATCAGATCTTCCCCAAGAAGTCCCCGGtgctggaggaggaaaacatgCAG GTGCCCTTTCCCGAGCTGCATGGGGAGTTCACAGAGTATGTCGGGCGAGCAGAGGACGCTATCATCGCAATGTCCAACTATCGCCTACACATAAAGTTCAAAGAGTCCGTTGTCAAC AGTTGTTGTTGTGAGGTTTCA GTCCCCCTCCAGCTGATTGAGTGTGTGGAGTGTCGGGACATGTTTCAGCTTCATGTCACCTGTAAGGACTGCAAGGTCGTCAG GTGTCAGTTCTCCACCTTCGAGCAGTGCCAGGAGTGGCTGAAGCGTTTAAACTCTGTCGTCCGACCGCCGTCCCGCCTGGAGGACCTGTTCTCCTTCGCCTTCCACGCCTGGTGCATGGAGGTGTACGCCGGGGAGAAGGAGCAGCACGGCGAGCTGTGCAGACCAG gagAACATGTGACCTCGTGGTTCAAGAATGAGGTGGAGAGGATGGGCTTCGACACTCAGAATGCCTGGAGGATATCGGACATCAACAGCAagttcag GCTTTGCCCCAGCTATCCTCAGCAGCTGCTAGTGCCAGCCTGGATCACTGACAAGGAGCTGGAAAATGTGGCCGCCTTCCGTTCCTGGAAAAGGTTTCCTGCCGTGGTTTACAG GCACCAGAGCACCGGCGCTGTGATCGCCCGCTGCGGCCAGCCAGAAGTCAGCTGGTGGGGATGGAGGAATGCCGACGACGAGCACTTGGTGCAGTCCATCGCCAAGGCCTGCGCCGTGGACAGCAGCGGCCGCAAGCATCTTCCCAACGGCAGCTACACCAACGGCTCAGACCTGCCCGACACTGATTTTG aaTCCTCCATGACCAACAGTTCAGAGGTGGAGACTCTGGCCATCCAGCCCCACAAGCTGCTGATCCTGGATGCTAGGTCGTACGCAGCGGCAGTGGCTAACAGGGCCAAGGGGGGAGGCTGCGAGTGCCCAG agtaCTATCCCAACTGTGAGGTTGTGTTCATGGGAATGGCCAACATTCACTCCATCCGCAAGAGTTTCCAGTCACTACGTTTCCTCTGCACTCAGATGCCTGACCCAgccaa CTGGCTGTCTGCGCTGGAGAGCACCAAATGGCTGCAGCACTTGTCTCTGCTGCTGAAGGCGGCCCTGCTGGTGGTCAATGCAGTGGACAGAGACCACCGGCCCGTCCTGGTGCATTGCTCCGACGGCTGGGACCGCACACCGCAGATTGTTGCTCTGTCCAAGCTGCTCTTGGACCCGTACTATCGCACCATCGAG GGCTTCCAGGTTTTGGTGGAAACGGAATGGCTGGACTTTGGCCATAAGTTTGCAGACCGCTGTGGTCATGGGGAGAACTCTGAGGACCTGAACGAGCGCTGCCCCGTCTTCCTGCAGTGGCTGGACTGCGTTCATCAGCTGCAGAGGCAGTTCCCATGCTCCTTCGAGTTCAACGAGGCCTTCCTG gtGAAGCTGGTGCAGCACACCTACTCCTGTCTGTTTGGCACCTTCCTGTGCAACAGCGGCAAGGAGAGGAAGGACCGACACGTTCAGGAGAGAACCTGCTCTGTGTGGTCGCTGCTGCGGCCAGCCAATCGCACTCTGAGGAACATGCTGTACTCCGCCCACTCTGAAACC GTTCTCCACCCAGTTTGTCATGTGCGGAACCTGATGCTGTGGACCGCAGTTTACCTGCCCAGCTCCTCTCCCACCACCCCCTCCGACGACTCCTGTGCTCCCTACCCTGTGCCCGGTGTCAACCCGGAGGATGCGCCTCTGGGCAG acGAACAAAAACTCGCTCTTTTGACAACCTGCCCAGTGCGTGTGAGCTGGGAAGCACGCTGGCTCCCAACCGGCGCTCCAGTGACCCGAGCCTCAACGAGAAGTGGCAGGACCACCGGCGCTCTCTGGAGCTCAACATGGCGGTGGGCCCTGAGGGAGGGGCCAGTCAGGAGCTGCAAGCCGGCGGAGAGGGGCCGTGTACGGACGGACAGCAGTCGGAGCTGGGCGACGACCAGCAGCCCCACGAATTCCAGGCCGCGTTCCAACAGGACCCCCTGGTCAGCCCAGAGGGGGGAGCGGAGGAGGCGGAGCTCTCTGTGGTGGTCGGCATGGCTGAGGGGCAAATGGAGAACATCCTACAGGAAGCCACGCAGGAAACGGGAGCAGATTTACAGGGGcagagacctgctgctgctgctcacacagaagtgaagaaggaagttgaaaGTGAGGGGGAAACTCCAACAACGGAGACGCAGAGAGAAATAGTTACAAACGGTCACCATCCTGACAGCAGCGAGATGGAGGCTGAGGACGATGGGAATTCTGCTCCTCTGCCTTCACAGGAGGAACAGGAACTCCATCAGCAGCCAAACGACCAAACTCAAACACCAGAGGGCGCTGTGGAGGAGAGCATTAACTGCTCTGCTGTTGGAGAAGAGTCTACCTCTGGAGAGCAGCCGCTGTCCGAATCCCATAGAGCCGTTACTAACGGCTTTGTGGGTGGGTCATCAGAGGAGCAGGACATAGACGAGGCCGGTCCCTCTTCAGAACCCGAGCACGGCGTCTCAGAATCGGATGAGCCGCTGGACAAGAAGGTGTCCTTGATGGAGAGCTCCACAGAGACTTTAACCGAAGAAGCCTGCAGCAAGCTGGAGCTTCTTCCTGGACAGCCAAGTGTTTTACCCAACCGTCAGCCGCACGGCGACGGCAGGAGCCAACACCCCGGCTTCAGGAAGGACAGGGAGGCGGCCGAGCCCGGCTTTAGCAGAACTTTAAACGGGGGCAGCAAGCATGCCTCAGTCAGTGCCTTTCAGTCTGCCAGTGCTGAGCTAAGCAGGGAAGGGCTTTACAACGGAGACTGCTCCGACGGAGACCCCAGCGTAGGACCGCACTGGGCCAAAGGGAACGGGGAGCGGGCCCCGCTCAGCCGACAGGTTTCTCTGGCCAGCTGCAACTCCCTGGTCCTCCATCCACGGGGCATCTGCCTGCAGCACCGCTGCTGCCACGCTGCTCCCAGCCGGGCCGCCGTCAGCCCGGAGCAGCCGACCCGCAGCCACCTGGACGACGACGGGCTCACGTTGCACACGgacgccatccagcagaggctGAGGCAGATCGAGGCGGGGCACCAGATGGAGGTGGAGACGCTGAAGAAGCAGGTGCAGGAGCTGTGGAGTCGCCTGGAGAACCAGCAACACGCCGGATCGCACCGGATCAATGGAGATGTGGGTGATGAAGTG ACCTCAATGACCGACTCGGAGTACAACCTGGACCCAAACTGCTTGTCCCGCTGCAGCACGGAGCTCTTCTCAGAGGCCAGCTGGGAGCAGGTGGACAAGCAGGACACGGAG GTCACTCGCTGGTACCCTGACCACCTGGCTGCTCAGTGCTACGGCTGCGAGAGCCGCTTCTGGTTGGCCACCAGGAAGCATCACTGCAG TGGCAGAGAGGCAGTCCAGGAGGTCTG GAACTGCGGCAATGTGTTCTGCGCCAGCTGTTGCGACCAAA